One segment of Panicum virgatum strain AP13 chromosome 1K, P.virgatum_v5, whole genome shotgun sequence DNA contains the following:
- the LOC120710807 gene encoding autophagy-related protein 13a-like isoform X3 produces the protein MASLSDSAGAGGGGGGRAGAELMVPQFLHKALHAILAVRSPRPHASAPAPPPAAAAFRRRDRWFHLPLHAPPPPPAAENLPEPTPGEPLVVDVYLAPSSGDGGGGGAEEVVVERWTVACEPWPSAAAAAAVGEGLAVNRAYKRCITLLRSLYAALRFLPAYRAFRTLCASSGQVYNYEMGHRVGSFAAPFTRAEETAMRTNRFAPVETQLGRLFISVQYRHTLAAFKLEVTSLAPAAIIMDYVGSPAAEPMRAFPASLTEHAGSAFPQPSRRPNSWASPAPWPHTPGHQAKFSPPPTHYASPTPSPPTFGYLHSRFSGETAPISIPQAGGGRGPVHHRNMSEPTRAFMFPPPSPKSVRGEAGMQESPTEANRSFKRVDGIRMGDLYANLPSGSKIRDSRDESGSGRFSGVFSSSGSPRLGFSRSSSRLSMQDDTDDADFPFAVDDVDPDSRPGYVSAPTSYFPDHYVLMCKLIFFLLGYPMCYLINMGCQYMSNDHIAWEPLQSS, from the exons ATGGCGAGCCTGTCGGATTCGgcgggcgcaggcggcggcggcgggggccgcgCGGGCGCGGAGCTGATGGTGCCGCAGTTCCTGCACAAGGCGTTGCACGCCATCCTCGCGGTGCGGTCGCCGCGCCCGCACGCgtcggcgcccgcgccgcccccggcggcggcggcgttccggagGCGGGACCGGTGGTTCCACCTGCcgctccacgcgccgccgccgccgcccgcggctgAGAACCTGCCGGAGCCGACCCCCGGGGAGCCGCTCGTCGTGGACGTGTACCTGGCCCCGTcgtcgggcgacggcggcggcgggggggcggaggaggtggtggtggagcgGTGGACCGTGGCGTGCGAGCCCTGGccctcggccgccgcggcggcggcggtgggggagggCCTCGCGGTCAACCGGGCGTACAAGCGCTGCATCACGCTGCTGCGGTCGCTCTACGCCGCGCTCCGCTTCCTCCCGGCGTACCGCGCCTTCCGCACGCTCTGCGCGTCCTCCGGCCAGGTCTACAACTACGAGATGGGCCACCGCGTCGGCTCCTTCGCCGCGCCCTTCACCCGCGCCGAGGAGACGGCCATGCGCACCAATCGCTTCGCCCCCGTCGAGACCCAGCTCGGCCGCCTCTTCATCTCCGTCCAGTACCGCCACACCCTCGCCGCCTTCaagctcgaggtcacctcccTCGCGCCCGCCGCGATCATCATGGATTATGTCGGCAGCCCGGCGGCCGAGCCTATGCGCGCCTTCCCGGCCTCGCTTACGGAGCACGCCGGCTCGGCCTTCCCGCAGCCCTCGCGGCGCCCCAACAGCTGGGCGTCGCCTGCGCCCTGGCCGCACACGCCGGGGCACCAGGCGAaattctcgccgccgccgacgcattACGCGTCCCCCACGCCCTCGCCGCCCACGTTTGGATACCTGCACTCGCGGTTTAGCGGCGAGACTGCGCCAATAAGCATACCGCAGGCGGGCGGTGGCAGGGGCCCTGTGCACCATCGGAACATGTCGGAACCCACTCGAGCCTTCATGTTTCCTCCACCTTCGCCCAAGAGTGTGCGGGGGGAGGCAGGGATGCAGGAGTCCCCCACCGAGGCCAATCGGTCGTTCAAGAGGGTGGATGGCATCCGGATGGGCGATCTCTATGCTAACTTGCCGTCTGGTTCTAAG ATTAGAGACAGTAGGGATGAATCTGGCAGTGGCAGGTTCTCTGGTGTCTTCTCTTCTAGTGGTTCACCACGACTCGGGTTCTCGAGAAGTTCAAGCAGATTGTCTATGCAGGATGATACTGATGATGCTGATTTTCCTTTTGCTGTGGATGATGTTGATCCAGATTCCCGGCCAGGGTATGTTTCGGCTCCTACTTCATATTTCCCGGATCATTATGTACTCATGTGcaaactgattttttttttacttggttATCCAATGTGTTACTTAAT